In one Saimiri boliviensis isolate mSaiBol1 chromosome 21, mSaiBol1.pri, whole genome shotgun sequence genomic region, the following are encoded:
- the SLC25A17 gene encoding peroxisomal membrane protein PMP34 isoform X3 yields the protein MNAKGVVNVLLTTPLWVVNTRLKLQGAKFRNEDIVPTNYKGIIDAFHQIIRDEGILALWNGTFPSLLLVFNPAIQFMFYEGLKRQLLKKRMKLSSLDVFIIGAVAKAIATTVTYPMQTVQSILRFGRHRLNPENRRLGSLRNILYLLHQRVRRFGIMGLYKGLEAKLLQTVLTAALMFLVYEKLTAATFTVMGLKSAHKH from the exons ATGAATGCCAAAG GAGTGGTTAACGTGTTGCTAACAACTCCACTCTGGGTGGTAAACACCAGACTGAAGCTGCAAGGGGCAAAATTCAGGAATGAAGACATTGTACCAACAAACTACAAAGGTATCATTG ATGCTTTTCATCAGATCATTCGAGATGAGGGAATCTTGGCTTTATGGAATGGCACATTTCCCTCCTTGCTGTTGGTCTTCAATCCTGCCATCCAGTTCATGTTTTATGAAGGTTTAAAACGGCAGCTTTTAAAGAAACGGATGAAG ctttcttctttggATGTGTTTATCATTGGTGCAGTAGCCAAAGCAATTGCCACCACGGTCACCTATCCCATGCAGACGGTACAGTCAATTCTGAGG TTTGGGCGTCATAGACTAAACCCAGAAAACAGAAGACTGGGAAGTCTTCGGAATATTCTCTATCTTCTTCACCAGCGAGTAAG ACGTTTTGGAATAATGGGACTCTACAAAGGCCTTGAAGCCAAACTGCTGCAGACAGTCCTCACTGCTGCTCTCATGTTCCTTGTTTATGAGAAACTGACAGCTGCCACCTTCACAGTTATGGGGCTGAAGAGTGCACACAAACACTGA